The Clostridiales bacterium genome has a window encoding:
- the recO gene encoding DNA repair protein RecO — MEDNIKVTGLVLNTKDYKENDKIAVIFTLERGKLNAVFKGVKKPKAKMKMAAQPFCFGEFIFSERGNNYITTNCTLTESFYDLAYQTERFFCGCVILEVIDYATIEGQPNEKLFLHSLKALKELAYDTTNENMIATKFIIDTLALIGYKMNFTKCSSCRASVSRPYFSALRGGLLCPLCKDIDGLPLQLNLINNLKFIDNSDYERLSTIKIESSASKKLLHFIANVFSELVGCSLKSLNNIL; from the coding sequence ATGGAAGATAATATAAAAGTTACAGGTTTGGTCTTAAATACCAAAGATTATAAGGAAAACGATAAAATCGCCGTAATTTTTACTTTGGAGAGGGGGAAATTAAACGCCGTTTTTAAAGGCGTAAAAAAGCCAAAAGCAAAGATGAAAATGGCGGCGCAACCTTTCTGTTTTGGCGAGTTTATTTTTTCTGAACGCGGCAACAATTATATAACGACCAATTGCACGCTGACCGAATCTTTTTATGACCTTGCGTATCAAACAGAAAGATTTTTTTGTGGCTGCGTTATTTTGGAGGTTATTGACTACGCCACCATTGAAGGTCAACCTAATGAAAAATTGTTTTTGCATAGCCTCAAAGCGTTAAAAGAACTTGCTTATGATACGACTAATGAAAATATGATAGCAACCAAATTTATCATAGACACGCTGGCGTTAATAGGGTATAAAATGAATTTTACAAAATGCTCGTCTTGCCGCGCCAGTGTTTCAAGGCCGTATTTTTCCGCGCTAAGAGGAGGGCTGTTATGTCCGTTATGTAAAGATATAGATGGTTTGCCCCTGCAGCTTAATTTAATCAATAACTTGAAGTTTATAGATAATTCGGATTATGAAAGACTATCAACCATCAAAATAGAATCATCGGCGTCAAAAAAGTTGTTGCATTTTATAGCCAATGTATTTAGCGAACTTGTCGGATGTTCGTTAAAATCATTAAATAATATTTTGTAA